The Gemmatimonadota bacterium genome has a segment encoding these proteins:
- a CDS encoding glycoside hydrolase family 3 C-terminal domain-containing protein: MRRIALLVVFVAAPLAAQQPPYRDAVLPTATRARDLLGRMTLEEKFGQLYMLPGDLAPDSSRFRQGLFGLQIAARGDRGDAAAQLLTRDATGSARDVATRLNAIQRWFREQTRLGIPIIPFEEGLHGLVQSGATVFPQAIGLAATWDTALVGRVAEAIAAEARSRGVRQILSPVLNVVTDVRWGRVEETYGEDPWLTSRLGVAFIRPFEAAGVITTPKHFAANVGDGGRDSYPIHYDQRFLDDVIYPPFRAVFAAGARSAMASYNSVSGAPSTANAALLTETLRRQWGFTGFVIADAGGTGGANVLHFTARDYPDATRRAITAGLDVIFQTSWDHVPLFYPAFANGSIPTAAIDSAVVRVLRAKFDLGLFDAPYVDVASAERIAASPAHRALATEAARASITLLRNVRGTLPLDRKTLRTLAVIGPDATEARFGGYSGSGTSRISILDGIRAAGGARVRVSHLAGPGRSITTHVTVPETALPGGLRGEYYDNPDLTGAPRMIRRDAQIAFGWTLFAPDTSLAWDWYGVRWSGTLIAPVTGTVQLGIEGNDGYRLWLDDRLLIDRSQPGSYATTTTRVRMMRGQRYRLRIEYAERAGNGRIRLVWNAGVHDDSAQQIAAAVALARRSDAVVVVAGIEEGEFRDRASLALPGAQEALIRAVAATGRPVTVVVVGGSAVTMRSWIDRVGAVINAWYPGETGGTAVGEVLFGDVNPAGRLPFTVPLSEGQLPLPYLHLPTGRGDDYADLSGQPLFPFGHGLSYTTFEYSALQIVPLGPARFDVRATIRNKGRRAGDEVVQLYLRDELASVAQPVIALKGFQRIHLAAGESRAVHFLLDSTHLALTDTLGRRIVEPGSFRVMLGASSKDLRLRGVFRVE, from the coding sequence ATGAGACGGATCGCCCTGCTCGTGGTGTTCGTCGCGGCGCCGCTCGCTGCTCAGCAACCGCCGTATCGCGATGCCGTGCTCCCCACGGCCACCCGCGCCCGCGACCTGCTCGGACGGATGACACTCGAGGAGAAGTTCGGCCAGCTCTACATGCTGCCCGGCGACCTCGCCCCCGACAGCAGCCGCTTTCGCCAGGGCCTCTTCGGCTTGCAGATCGCGGCGCGCGGTGACCGTGGCGATGCCGCCGCCCAGCTGCTGACGCGCGATGCCACCGGTTCCGCGCGCGACGTCGCCACGCGGCTCAACGCCATCCAGCGCTGGTTCCGCGAACAGACCCGACTCGGCATCCCGATCATTCCGTTCGAGGAGGGATTGCACGGCCTGGTGCAATCGGGCGCGACCGTCTTCCCGCAGGCGATCGGACTCGCCGCCACCTGGGATACCGCGCTCGTGGGGCGCGTGGCCGAGGCGATCGCGGCAGAGGCGCGGAGCCGCGGCGTGCGCCAGATTCTGTCGCCCGTGCTGAACGTCGTCACCGACGTCCGCTGGGGCCGGGTCGAGGAGACCTACGGCGAAGATCCGTGGCTGACGTCACGCCTGGGTGTTGCCTTCATCAGGCCGTTCGAGGCCGCCGGCGTGATCACCACGCCGAAACACTTCGCGGCCAACGTCGGCGATGGCGGCCGCGACAGCTACCCGATCCACTACGATCAGCGCTTTCTCGACGACGTGATCTACCCGCCGTTCCGCGCGGTGTTCGCCGCCGGTGCCCGGAGCGCGATGGCCTCGTACAACTCCGTCAGCGGCGCACCGTCGACGGCCAATGCCGCGCTCCTCACCGAGACGCTCCGGCGGCAGTGGGGCTTCACCGGCTTCGTGATCGCCGATGCCGGCGGCACCGGCGGCGCCAACGTCCTGCACTTCACGGCGCGCGACTACCCGGACGCGACGCGCCGCGCGATCACCGCCGGGCTCGACGTGATCTTCCAGACCTCGTGGGATCACGTCCCGCTCTTCTACCCGGCGTTTGCCAACGGCTCGATCCCGACCGCCGCGATCGACAGTGCCGTCGTCCGCGTCCTTCGCGCCAAGTTCGACCTCGGCCTCTTCGACGCGCCGTACGTCGATGTCGCGTCCGCCGAGCGGATCGCGGCGTCGCCGGCGCATCGCGCGCTGGCCACCGAGGCGGCACGCGCCTCGATCACGCTGCTGCGCAACGTGCGCGGGACGCTGCCGCTCGATCGGAAGACGCTGCGCACCCTCGCCGTGATCGGCCCCGACGCCACCGAGGCGCGGTTCGGCGGCTACAGCGGCAGCGGGACGTCGCGCATCTCGATCCTCGACGGCATCCGTGCGGCCGGCGGCGCGCGCGTCCGGGTCAGTCACCTGGCTGGCCCGGGCCGTTCCATCACCACGCACGTCACCGTCCCCGAGACCGCCCTGCCCGGTGGCCTGCGGGGCGAGTACTACGACAACCCCGACCTCACCGGCGCACCGCGCATGATCCGCCGCGATGCGCAGATCGCCTTCGGGTGGACGCTCTTCGCACCCGACACCTCGCTCGCCTGGGACTGGTATGGCGTGCGGTGGAGCGGAACCCTGATCGCTCCGGTCACCGGCACCGTGCAACTCGGCATCGAAGGCAACGACGGCTACCGACTCTGGCTCGATGATCGCCTGCTGATCGACAGGTCGCAGCCAGGGTCGTACGCCACGACGACCACCCGCGTCCGGATGATGCGTGGGCAGCGCTACCGGCTGCGGATTGAATACGCCGAGCGCGCCGGCAATGGTCGCATCCGGCTGGTGTGGAATGCGGGCGTGCACGACGACTCCGCGCAGCAGATCGCCGCGGCCGTGGCGCTCGCCAGGCGCAGTGATGCGGTGGTCGTGGTCGCGGGCATCGAGGAGGGGGAGTTCCGCGACCGCGCCTCGCTGGCACTGCCCGGTGCGCAGGAGGCGCTCATCCGCGCGGTGGCCGCGACGGGACGGCCGGTGACGGTGGTCGTGGTGGGCGGCAGCGCCGTGACGATGCGGTCGTGGATTGATCGTGTCGGGGCCGTGATTAACGCCTGGTATCCCGGCGAGACCGGTGGCACCGCGGTCGGCGAAGTGCTCTTCGGCGACGTGAATCCCGCCGGCCGCCTGCCCTTCACGGTGCCGCTGAGTGAGGGGCAGTTGCCGCTCCCCTACCTGCATCTCCCCACGGGCCGCGGTGATGACTACGCTGATCTTTCCGGTCAACCGCTCTTCCCGTTCGGACACGGGTTGAGCTACACCACCTTCGAGTACAGTGCGCTGCAGATCGTGCCGCTCGGCCCGGCGCGGTTCGACGTCCGCGCGACGATTCGCAACAAGGGTCGTCGTGCCGGTGACGAGGTGGTACAGCTCTACCTGCGCGACGAACTCGCGTCAGTGGCGCAACCGGTGATCGCCTTGAAGGGATTCCAGCGGATCCACTTGGCTGCGGGGGAGTCACGCGCCGTGCATTTCCTGCTTGACTCGACGCACCTGGCCCTGACCGACACGCTGGGGCGCCGGATCGTCGAACCGGGGAGTTTTCGAGTGATGTTGGGGGCGTCGTCGAAGGACCTGCGCCTGCGGGGCGTCTTCCGGGTCGAGTAG
- a CDS encoding MarR family transcriptional regulator — protein sequence MTLPPLLEALHACHRAHRARLAALLAPHGLHPGQDTLLAVVWAEPGLRQVTLAERLGVEPATVSRVIARLERGGLLERRRDPHDGRLWRIHPTPRSRLLEAMVRRNWRELEDTIVASLGSTDAEQLGRLLTVTATALSTPIEPA from the coding sequence ATGACCCTCCCCCCGTTGCTCGAGGCCCTGCACGCCTGCCACCGTGCGCATCGCGCTCGGCTGGCCGCCCTGCTGGCGCCGCACGGACTCCATCCGGGGCAGGACACCTTGTTGGCGGTCGTCTGGGCGGAACCAGGACTGCGCCAGGTGACGCTGGCCGAGCGGCTCGGGGTCGAGCCGGCGACGGTGTCCCGGGTCATTGCGCGCCTGGAACGGGGCGGCCTGCTGGAACGGCGGCGTGACCCTCACGACGGGCGCCTCTGGCGCATTCATCCGACGCCACGATCGCGGTTGCTCGAGGCGATGGTCCGTCGCAACTGGCGTGAACTCGAGGACACCATCGTCGCCTCGCTCGGGTCGACCGACGCGGAGCAGCTCGGTCGCCTGCTGACGGTGACCGCCACCGCCCTCTCGACACCGATCGAGCCCGCATGA
- a CDS encoding TonB-dependent receptor: MRRAVLVLTLACGAAIAVPGRSRAQDLAGVVTDAQSGAPIVGAELRLVPGGPVAITGGSGAFRLRRRGLRDTVAIRAIGYLPMRVIVGLHAAPLRVVLQSAATTLADLIAIGGLRTQSAAGIVMPVQRVDRQELLASGALSVVEVLRTQPGLQATTSPPTGSGIAIRGIGDGRVLVLRDGEPAPGQMLEDRDLSRLSTVGVDHIEVVKGPLSVIHGSQALGGVINIVSQVPEGALHADAATHGGSLGRRDATLTVQQGGRVAWRATIGGRQQDRIPGQVEQAGTLQRLVDAQGSLRTTVGRVALRVDASAFRERQRWGVGGGFFAFNDNTGVTAWSEAGLDALGGSWRLRLSNQEFRHRFRQALGDVPYADTGAPTQEEQTRRLQLSHSRRLGARHQVDLGIDASRRRVVAADRLLGERLSDAMLEGYAQDGITAGPVLVTMAARYTHNSRWGNALTPSVGVALEPSGTLRLRMGAARGFRGPSFKELGWRFLNVAAGYTVEGNDALVPESSWQVFTGATWAPSPALRVDADLYRNELREMIDLVLVGSTDAGLLRYTPQNRARARTQGLELAVSYQRAPLHLSASYERLQATDRTTGLPLSQRAPHTVRLHADRRLRALRLDVTGRYVAKAPVLDAAGTRLADQGALLTWDASAQLAQGHRLTLEAGVDNLFDARPSGWQIALQRTVRLGLRVGATP, from the coding sequence ATGCGCCGCGCGGTGCTGGTGCTCACGCTCGCCTGTGGCGCCGCAATCGCGGTGCCGGGCCGTTCGCGGGCCCAGGACCTCGCTGGCGTGGTGACCGATGCGCAGAGCGGCGCGCCGATCGTCGGGGCGGAGCTCCGGCTCGTCCCTGGCGGTCCCGTGGCGATCACCGGCGGCAGCGGGGCGTTCCGACTGCGTCGGCGCGGCCTGCGTGACACCGTCGCCATCCGCGCCATCGGCTATCTCCCGATGCGCGTGATCGTCGGTCTGCACGCGGCGCCGCTTCGCGTGGTGTTGCAGTCGGCGGCGACGACGCTGGCCGATCTGATCGCGATCGGGGGGCTCCGCACGCAGTCGGCCGCCGGCATCGTCATGCCGGTGCAGCGTGTCGATCGTCAGGAGCTGCTGGCGAGCGGGGCGCTCTCCGTCGTCGAGGTCCTGCGCACGCAGCCGGGATTGCAGGCCACCACCTCGCCTCCGACGGGCAGCGGGATTGCCATCCGCGGCATCGGGGATGGCCGGGTGCTGGTGCTCCGTGATGGCGAGCCGGCACCCGGGCAGATGCTCGAGGACCGCGACCTCTCCCGCCTCTCGACGGTGGGCGTCGACCACATCGAAGTGGTCAAGGGGCCGCTCTCCGTCATCCACGGATCGCAGGCGCTCGGCGGTGTGATCAACATCGTGTCGCAGGTGCCGGAAGGCGCGCTGCACGCCGATGCCGCCACCCACGGCGGCTCGCTGGGCCGTCGCGATGCCACGCTCACCGTGCAACAGGGTGGCCGCGTGGCCTGGCGTGCCACGATCGGTGGCAGGCAGCAGGACCGGATTCCCGGGCAGGTGGAGCAGGCGGGAACGTTGCAGCGGCTGGTCGATGCCCAGGGGTCGCTGCGGACCACCGTCGGACGGGTCGCGCTGCGGGTCGACGCCTCGGCCTTCCGCGAGCGGCAGCGATGGGGTGTGGGCGGTGGGTTCTTTGCGTTCAACGACAACACCGGCGTCACCGCGTGGAGCGAGGCCGGCCTCGACGCACTTGGCGGCAGTTGGCGGCTCCGCCTCAGCAATCAGGAGTTCCGCCACCGCTTTCGGCAGGCTCTCGGTGACGTGCCGTACGCTGACACCGGAGCGCCCACGCAGGAGGAACAGACGCGCCGGCTGCAGCTCAGCCACAGCCGTCGCCTCGGGGCACGGCACCAGGTCGACCTCGGCATCGACGCGAGTCGTCGTCGCGTGGTCGCCGCCGATCGGTTGCTGGGTGAGCGGTTGAGCGACGCGATGCTCGAGGGCTACGCGCAGGACGGCATCACGGCGGGCCCCGTGCTCGTCACCATGGCCGCGCGCTATACCCACAACTCCCGCTGGGGCAATGCGCTCACGCCCAGCGTCGGCGTGGCGCTGGAGCCGAGTGGGACGCTGCGCCTGCGCATGGGCGCCGCGCGCGGCTTTCGGGGGCCGAGCTTCAAGGAGCTGGGATGGCGATTCCTCAATGTTGCTGCCGGGTATACCGTCGAGGGCAACGACGCGCTGGTGCCGGAATCGAGTTGGCAGGTGTTCACCGGGGCGACCTGGGCACCGTCGCCCGCGCTCCGCGTCGATGCCGACCTCTATCGCAACGAACTTCGCGAGATGATCGACCTGGTGCTCGTCGGCAGCACCGATGCCGGGCTGTTGCGGTACACGCCGCAGAATCGCGCGCGGGCGCGGACGCAGGGGCTCGAGCTCGCTGTCTCGTACCAGAGGGCGCCGCTGCACCTCTCGGCCAGTTATGAACGGCTGCAGGCGACCGATCGCACGACCGGACTCCCGCTGAGTCAGCGGGCTCCCCACACGGTGCGACTCCACGCCGATCGACGGCTCCGCGCACTCCGTCTCGATGTCACCGGGCGGTATGTGGCCAAGGCGCCGGTCCTCGACGCGGCGGGGACTCGCCTCGCGGACCAGGGCGCGCTGTTGACGTGGGACGCGTCGGCGCAGTTGGCGCAGGGACATCGGCTGACGCTCGAGGCTGGCGTCGACAATCTCTTCGATGCGCGGCCATCGGGTTGGCAGATCGCCCTGCAGCGGACGGTGCGACTCGGGCTTCGGGTCGGGGCCACGCCGTAG
- a CDS encoding DUF4920 domain-containing protein — protein sequence MLLTTFATLATLLSPADTVILRGVALPTTTAVPMATVLATPTNYTKAPVLVEGVIVKSCTVEGCWMQLAPNADETGVRVTFKDESFLIPLNAAGMTAKAYGVVVTTKHSKADADHLISEGAKLIQNADGTALEVGFVATGVELRRK from the coding sequence ATGTTGCTGACCACCTTCGCCACCTTGGCGACGCTGCTCTCCCCTGCCGACACCGTCATCCTGCGTGGCGTGGCGCTCCCCACCACCACGGCGGTACCGATGGCCACCGTGCTCGCCACCCCCACGAACTACACCAAGGCCCCTGTGCTGGTCGAGGGAGTCATCGTGAAGAGCTGCACCGTCGAAGGGTGCTGGATGCAGCTCGCGCCCAACGCAGACGAGACGGGGGTCCGCGTCACCTTCAAGGATGAGAGCTTCCTGATTCCGTTGAATGCCGCGGGGATGACGGCCAAGGCGTATGGCGTGGTCGTGACCACCAAGCACTCGAAGGCCGATGCGGACCACCTGATCAGCGAGGGCGCCAAGCTGATTCAGAACGCCGATGGCACCGCCCTCGAAGTCGGCTTCGTGGCGACGGGCGTGGAACTGCGGCGCAAGTAG
- a CDS encoding zinc ribbon domain-containing protein: protein MPTYLYQTRPTDPATSPRRFEVKQSISEPPLTHDPASGEPVERVITGGRGPLTTITGGSEPTVAGGCGPACGCH from the coding sequence ATGCCGACGTACCTGTATCAGACTCGCCCGACCGACCCCGCCACCTCGCCGCGACGCTTCGAGGTGAAGCAGTCAATCAGCGAACCACCGCTCACGCACGACCCGGCAAGCGGCGAGCCGGTCGAGCGGGTGATCACCGGCGGACGCGGGCCCCTGACGACCATCACCGGCGGCAGCGAGCCGACCGTGGCTGGCGGGTGCGGCCCGGCATGCGGCTGTCACTGA
- a CDS encoding CopD family protein: MSGALPLLFPVVRGLIAATLLLLIGIPVAAALVRRHGPRPALPARETMDGWFERLPGLLAWFLLICSLLRGALQLLSFADPGVPIDTDLVRAVLLEGSWGTAWMVQSGVAFLLLAMAWLWRREPRRLTIVMVVLLVIAAAAEGSLGHGADEVWPGVLGRAVHAVHLIGSGLWLGTLAILALVVFPSLRREESLPQLAAIVRGFSYPARIGAFLVVGSGTTATWRYSGGDLLGLPGAVWGQLLLLKLLAVCGIMALGWWNWRRITPSLTAGTPAAATSLRRAIAAELLLGAVALALTAWLIGSPLPLPVE, encoded by the coding sequence ATGTCCGGCGCGCTCCCCCTGCTCTTCCCTGTGGTCCGGGGACTGATCGCCGCGACGTTGCTCCTCCTCATCGGCATTCCGGTCGCCGCCGCCCTCGTGCGCCGACACGGCCCCCGCCCCGCGCTCCCCGCGCGCGAAACGATGGATGGCTGGTTCGAGCGTCTCCCCGGCTTGCTGGCGTGGTTCCTTCTCATCTGCTCGCTGCTCCGCGGCGCACTCCAGCTGCTTTCCTTCGCCGACCCCGGCGTGCCGATCGACACCGACCTGGTGCGCGCCGTGCTGCTGGAGGGGAGCTGGGGCACGGCGTGGATGGTCCAGAGCGGCGTCGCGTTCCTCCTCCTCGCGATGGCGTGGCTGTGGCGTCGCGAGCCGCGCCGGCTCACCATCGTGATGGTGGTCCTGCTCGTGATCGCCGCCGCGGCTGAGGGAAGCCTCGGTCATGGGGCCGACGAAGTCTGGCCTGGGGTGCTCGGCCGTGCGGTGCATGCCGTGCACCTGATCGGCAGCGGACTGTGGCTTGGGACGCTCGCCATTCTCGCGCTGGTAGTCTTTCCCTCGCTCCGTCGCGAGGAGTCATTGCCGCAGCTCGCCGCCATCGTCCGTGGCTTCTCCTATCCGGCGCGGATCGGTGCGTTCCTGGTCGTCGGCTCCGGCACGACCGCCACCTGGCGCTATAGCGGGGGCGACCTGCTCGGGCTGCCCGGGGCGGTGTGGGGGCAACTCCTGTTGCTGAAGTTGCTCGCCGTCTGCGGCATCATGGCGCTCGGCTGGTGGAACTGGCGGCGGATCACGCCGAGCCTCACCGCAGGCACCCCCGCGGCCGCGACCTCGTTGCGACGCGCGATCGCCGCGGAGTTGCTGCTGGGCGCCGTCGCGCTCGCGCTGACGGCGTGGTTGATCGGGTCGCCCTTACCGCTTCCTGTCGAATAG
- a CDS encoding transcriptional repressor: protein MERNTRQRGAIRRAFQRADRPLSTAEVLELARAEVGRLGIATIYRNIRAMLDEGWLVTVELPGEVPRYELHGKAHHHHFHCRRCDRVFEVPGCVGTLQAIVPDGFTLESHEIVLYGKCPECTPAH from the coding sequence ATGGAACGTAACACCAGACAGCGCGGTGCGATCCGTCGGGCCTTCCAGCGCGCCGACCGGCCGCTCAGCACCGCCGAGGTGCTGGAGCTGGCCCGCGCCGAAGTCGGTCGACTCGGCATTGCCACGATCTACCGCAACATCCGCGCGATGCTCGACGAAGGATGGCTCGTGACGGTGGAGCTCCCCGGCGAAGTCCCCCGCTACGAGTTGCACGGCAAGGCGCATCACCATCATTTCCATTGCCGCCGATGTGACCGGGTCTTCGAAGTCCCCGGCTGCGTCGGAACACTGCAGGCCATCGTGCCGGATGGCTTCACGCTCGAGTCGCACGAGATCGTGCTGTACGGCAAGTGTCCCGAGTGCACGCCGGCGCACTGA
- a CDS encoding alkaline phosphatase family protein: MSVRRALLAAALVLPVLLPAQAVERKPVRLVLSITVDQLRGDYLDKFSRDFTGGFARLLREGVYYPNGRQDHAVTETAPGHSTIMSGRSPASTGIIANDVGVPDPASPLLGSTATGASPWRFRGTTLADWMKVRDSATRILSISRKDRSAILPVGRQVAPIYWYSQGKWTTSKYYADTLPSWLKAWNARDPIKALAGTSWQLSRDASAYPEPDDRPFEFGGKNTTFPHAIPADWTMASGEIENISVMDSLTLDVAIAGTQALGIGRREGTDFVSISLSTLDAIGHRYGPGSREVHDHMLNLDRWLGQFLDSLGRTVPLDQVVISLTADHGVTEYPEAGKGGRVSITTAITALNRTMLQRYGVKLAAMNESGFVLANVADLRARGINVDSISTALAATVRAMPGVLRVFTPRELARAPRTDGIAMRWRREVPADAQWLIAVSLVPDWIWGSGKTSTTHGGTSTNDMWVPILFRVPGVTPARIPAIARTIDIAPTLAAILGVRPTEAIEGIPLPAALGPRHRR; encoded by the coding sequence ATGAGTGTCCGTCGCGCCCTGCTAGCTGCCGCTCTGGTCCTTCCGGTCCTCCTTCCGGCCCAAGCGGTGGAGCGCAAGCCCGTGCGGCTAGTGCTTTCCATCACGGTGGATCAACTCCGCGGTGACTATCTCGACAAATTCAGTCGTGATTTCACCGGCGGCTTCGCCCGACTGCTGCGCGAAGGCGTCTACTACCCGAACGGCCGTCAGGACCACGCCGTCACCGAAACGGCGCCCGGTCATTCGACCATCATGAGCGGTCGGTCGCCGGCCAGCACCGGCATCATCGCCAACGATGTCGGCGTCCCCGATCCGGCATCACCGCTCCTCGGCTCGACGGCGACCGGCGCGTCGCCCTGGCGTTTCCGGGGCACGACGCTGGCCGACTGGATGAAGGTGCGCGACTCTGCCACGCGCATCCTCTCGATCTCGCGCAAGGACCGCTCTGCGATCCTCCCGGTCGGTCGGCAGGTGGCGCCGATCTACTGGTACAGCCAGGGGAAGTGGACCACCTCGAAGTACTACGCCGACACGCTGCCCTCATGGCTCAAGGCGTGGAACGCGCGTGACCCGATCAAGGCGTTGGCCGGCACCTCGTGGCAGCTCAGCCGTGATGCGTCGGCCTACCCCGAACCCGACGATCGCCCCTTCGAGTTCGGCGGCAAGAACACCACCTTTCCGCACGCGATTCCCGCCGACTGGACGATGGCCTCGGGCGAGATCGAGAACATTTCAGTGATGGATTCGCTGACCCTCGACGTGGCCATTGCCGGGACCCAGGCGCTCGGCATCGGCCGACGCGAGGGCACCGACTTCGTGTCGATCTCGCTCTCGACCCTCGATGCCATCGGCCATCGCTACGGCCCCGGCTCGCGAGAAGTGCACGATCACATGCTCAACCTCGATCGCTGGCTCGGCCAGTTCCTCGACTCGCTGGGCCGCACCGTGCCGCTCGATCAGGTCGTGATCTCCCTGACCGCCGACCATGGGGTGACGGAGTATCCGGAGGCCGGGAAGGGGGGGCGTGTCAGCATCACGACGGCGATCACTGCGCTCAACCGGACGATGCTCCAGCGCTATGGTGTCAAGCTCGCCGCGATGAACGAGTCAGGCTTCGTGCTGGCGAACGTCGCGGATCTGCGGGCGCGCGGCATCAACGTCGACTCGATCAGCACGGCGCTGGCCGCGACGGTCCGCGCGATGCCAGGGGTTCTGCGGGTCTTCACCCCGCGCGAGCTGGCGCGCGCGCCGCGCACCGATGGGATCGCGATGCGCTGGCGGCGCGAAGTGCCCGCCGATGCACAGTGGCTCATCGCTGTCTCGCTCGTCCCCGACTGGATATGGGGGAGCGGCAAGACCTCGACCACGCACGGCGGCACCAGCACCAACGACATGTGGGTGCCGATCCTCTTCCGTGTCCCCGGTGTCACGCCTGCCCGCATCCCCGCCATCGCACGGACGATCGATATCGCCCCCACGCTCGCCGCCATCCTGGGCGTGCGCCCGACTGAAGCCATCGAAGGAATTCCGCTGCCCGCCGCGCTGGGCCCACGTCACCGGAGATAA
- a CDS encoding dipeptidase, whose translation MLRRLPLLSLVLVALPLAAQLPAEDAALRHARALLADRPIFDGHNDLPWEIRVNPQSKMDVSKYDIRGRAPGQTDLPRLRAGGVGAQFWSVYVPGEVKDSGYARVQLEEIDIARQVIARYPDALGLALSADDVVKIRKSGRVASLLGMEGGHAIENSLGALRMYYALGVRYMTLTHNVTLDWADAATGLPTHGGLTDFGRDVVREMNRIGMIVDLSHVAPSTMSNALDVATAPVIFSHSSARAILDHPRNVPDSILARLPKNGGVVMITFVGSFISPTIRAWEQMQRDSTGSIADRETRRVAVEGFLRRHPKPQATVAELANHIEHARTIAGIDHVGLGSDYDGTSELPVGMEDVSGFPQIFAELIRRGWTDADLRKLAGENVLRVLREVERVRDRSAAAR comes from the coding sequence ATGCTGCGTCGCCTCCCCCTGCTCTCGCTCGTGCTCGTCGCGCTCCCGCTTGCCGCCCAGTTGCCGGCCGAGGACGCCGCGCTGCGACACGCCCGCGCGCTGCTCGCGGATCGCCCCATCTTCGATGGACACAACGACCTCCCGTGGGAGATCCGCGTGAATCCGCAGAGCAAGATGGACGTGAGCAAGTACGACATTCGCGGCCGAGCGCCCGGCCAGACCGACCTGCCGCGCCTGCGCGCGGGCGGGGTCGGGGCGCAGTTCTGGTCGGTCTATGTCCCCGGCGAGGTGAAGGATTCCGGCTATGCGCGCGTGCAACTCGAGGAGATCGACATCGCGCGGCAAGTCATTGCCCGCTATCCCGACGCGCTCGGCCTGGCGCTCTCGGCCGATGACGTGGTGAAGATCCGCAAGTCCGGGCGGGTCGCGTCACTGCTCGGCATGGAGGGAGGGCATGCCATCGAGAACTCCCTCGGCGCGCTGCGGATGTATTACGCGCTCGGCGTCCGGTACATGACGCTGACCCACAATGTCACCCTCGACTGGGCCGATGCCGCCACCGGTTTGCCGACCCACGGCGGCCTCACCGACTTCGGCCGCGACGTGGTGCGTGAGATGAACCGGATCGGGATGATCGTCGACCTCAGCCACGTCGCGCCGAGCACGATGTCGAACGCCCTCGACGTGGCGACGGCGCCGGTGATCTTCTCCCACTCCTCCGCGCGCGCGATTCTCGATCATCCGCGCAACGTGCCGGACTCGATCCTCGCGCGACTGCCGAAGAATGGTGGCGTGGTGATGATCACCTTCGTCGGCTCCTTCATCTCGCCGACGATCCGTGCCTGGGAGCAGATGCAGCGCGACTCGACCGGCAGCATCGCCGATCGCGAGACGCGCCGCGTCGCCGTGGAAGGGTTCCTGCGACGGCATCCCAAGCCGCAGGCGACCGTCGCCGAGCTCGCGAACCACATCGAGCACGCCCGGACGATCGCCGGCATCGATCATGTCGGATTGGGCAGCGACTACGACGGGACCAGCGAGCTTCCCGTCGGGATGGAGGACGTCAGCGGTTTCCCGCAGATCTTCGCCGAGCTGATCCGTCGCGGCTGGACGGACGCCGACCTCAGGAAGCTGGCCGGCGAGAACGTCCTCAGGGTGCTGCGAGAGGTGGAACGTGTCCGGGACCGCTCCGCCGCAGCGCGATGA
- a CDS encoding SURF1 family protein: MSPTRRTLLGITVLLAAGGALRLAFWQLSRLRERQATNALFLAGRALPPLDLGQALRDGTPLEGRVARAHGHFDPAGNLLLRGRVNNKAPGLEVMTPFVLDSGAGQLWVLRGFVASPDAATPPADVPLPTPGSVTITGVMLAIPETTDGGQPLTRSGLTTYRRLDRGVATTTLAGAPTAYLLLESDSTGPGGLVGVKPPTLDEGPHFSYVVQWICIAIAILAFGVIALRRSGPGHVPPLAAP; this comes from the coding sequence GTGTCCCCAACTCGACGCACCCTGCTCGGCATCACGGTCCTGCTCGCGGCCGGCGGCGCGCTACGGCTCGCCTTTTGGCAACTCTCCCGGCTCCGTGAGCGCCAGGCGACCAATGCCCTCTTCCTCGCCGGCCGTGCCTTGCCGCCGCTCGACCTCGGACAGGCCCTCCGCGACGGGACACCGCTGGAAGGGCGGGTGGCGCGGGCCCACGGCCATTTCGACCCCGCCGGCAATCTGTTGCTGCGCGGCCGGGTGAACAACAAGGCGCCGGGGCTGGAGGTGATGACGCCGTTCGTGCTGGATAGCGGCGCCGGACAGCTCTGGGTGCTGCGCGGCTTCGTGGCATCGCCAGACGCCGCCACGCCCCCCGCGGACGTCCCGCTCCCAACGCCCGGCAGCGTCACCATCACAGGGGTGATGCTCGCCATTCCGGAGACGACCGACGGGGGGCAGCCACTCACGCGTTCCGGTTTGACCACCTACCGCCGACTCGACCGCGGTGTCGCCACGACGACACTGGCCGGTGCTCCAACCGCCTACCTGTTGCTGGAGAGCGATTCCACCGGCCCCGGCGGACTGGTCGGCGTGAAGCCCCCCACGCTCGACGAGGGGCCGCACTTCAGTTACGTGGTGCAGTGGATCTGTATCGCGATCGCCATCCTGGCCTTCGGCGTCATCGCGCTGCGGCGGAGCGGTCCCGGACACGTTCCACCTCTCGCAGCACCCTGA